TTATTAATTATTTGTAACAATCTTATTATATTTCATTATATTCTTCAGAAGTATCTATTATTTTTTTAATCCTTTTTTCTAAGTCTCTTCTAGGCATCCAAACTTGTCTGTTGCATCCTAGACACTTAATTCTAAAGTCTATTCCAGTTCTCATTATTTCCCACTTATCTTCTCCACAAGGATGTTTCTTTTTTAATTGAACTATATCTCCTACATTTAGCTTCATAGGCAAAGCTATCACTCCTAATCTGATGTTACAATCTCTTATTTATATTATATAATATTTATACCATTTTATAAAGAATAGAGTCGACTTTGTCGATTTGTTAGTTAGTAGTTAGTAGCTTTTTAGTCAGTTCTTAGTTCTCAGGAGAGTATTGGAAAGAATTAGGCTGTTCGCTGTTCGCCTTTCGCTTTTCGATAATAATCTTACAAATATTCTCTCTACCTTTAAAACTTATATTCGACTTAATTACAACCTATAATGTAAATATACTTTTTCAATACACGTACAGTGCTATATAACGTAAAATAAAATGTGCAACGTTTTTTCCGTCTTTTACTACGTCTACTCTAACGTCATCATATACGTCTTTTATAACGTTTCTACATTTATCCTCTCTGCAGTCCTTCCATTTTTATTTCTCATTATTTTATATATACCGCTTCTATTTAACTTCTTTTCTTCAACTGTTCTTTTAACATCCTCTAGTAAGTCTTCACTAAATTTTATTGCTAATCCACAGCTTGCAGTTATTTCTCTAGGAGTAGGTATTGTTCTTATATCTATTTTTTCTTCTTTTAATACTTTTTCTGCCTTTATTGCATAATGGGTTGAATCAAAGGTCATTACAAAATATGTTTCTTCTATCACTTTTATCACTCTTTCATTTATAATAACTTAGAATGTCACAGTATTAGCTGCATTTTTAATTTTCTCTACTATAGTATACATATTACTTACTTCTCCTACTTTAAGCTTATCTTCAATTCCATAAAAATCAAGACACGTTCCACAAGTAAGAATTTCTACACCTTGTTCCTCTAATTTCTTTAAGTCTTCTATAACCTCTGAACCCTCTGTTGTAAGATTTACACCACTATTTAAAAATACTAGTGTTGCAGGATATGGTATTGCTTCAGTAAGACTATAAATAAAACCTTTAACTAATATTTTACCCAATTCATCTGAACCTTGCCCTAGTTTATCTGAACCAAATACAATAGTCATATCTTTGAATATATTTGGTGGACATGTGGCCGGTGCATCTTCCTTTTCTCCATCACCTTTCGTTATATGAACATAAAACTCACTGTCACTACTTTTATCTACTTTATAATTAAATCCTAAGCTCTTAACCAATTTTATTACATTTTCTTTAGCAACTTCATTATCTACAATTGTAGTAATAGTACCATCAGTTATTTCATTTAACGAATTTTTAGTCATTATGACTGGTTTTGGACATGCCTGTCCCCTTGCATCTACCTCTTTTGTCATATCAAATACCCTCCTAAATATTTATACTATATTATAATTATATATCTAATGACCCCTTAACTAAATAGATGTAGCTATAGATATTGTCTATAACTATAAGTCGAATCATTGATTTAATCTATACATTTTTAAATCAACTTCAATTTTTTAAATATTATTATTAATTTTCTTAATTTTTAGTTGACATTTTTCAAAATCAGTAATATGATATAATTAGAAATTGAAATATTAAAGTTTAGTTTTAAAAATATTAATATATATCAAATCATATTTTAATTTTATTAAGGTTGTTAATTTAATTTTATGACTTATTTAAGGGGGATAATCAATTGAAAAAAGAGGTTAATGCAGTTTTATACCAACTGTCAACGGGGAAAATAAATACTAAAGAAGCTATAGCTTTAATCAATAAGATAAACCCTTCTACAAATACACAACCAATAAATAAAGCCACTAAGCTAAAAATTAAAATAATTGACAAGTCAGAAAACAAAACTATTAATTTA
The window above is part of the Caldisalinibacter kiritimatiensis genome. Proteins encoded here:
- a CDS encoding DUF951 domain-containing protein, which encodes MKLNVGDIVQLKKKHPCGEDKWEIMRTGIDFRIKCLGCNRQVWMPRRDLEKRIKKIIDTSEEYNEI
- a CDS encoding DUF3343 domain-containing protein; translation: MIEETYFVMTFDSTHYAIKAEKVLKEEKIDIRTIPTPREITASCGLAIKFSEDLLEDVKRTVEEKKLNRSGIYKIMRNKNGRTAERINVETL
- the yedF gene encoding sulfurtransferase-like selenium metabolism protein YedF, producing the protein MTKEVDARGQACPKPVIMTKNSLNEITDGTITTIVDNEVAKENVIKLVKSLGFNYKVDKSSDSEFYVHITKGDGEKEDAPATCPPNIFKDMTIVFGSDKLGQGSDELGKILVKGFIYSLTEAIPYPATLVFLNSGVNLTTEGSEVIEDLKKLEEQGVEILTCGTCLDFYGIEDKLKVGEVSNMYTIVEKIKNAANTVTF